The DNA segment CTCGCTCGAACGGGAGGGGACGATCCGGAACCGGCAGGCCAGACAGGCGTTAGACCAGATCACCGAGGAGTTTCGGACGCTGCCCTTCGCGACGCGGTGGCTCGAGACCGACCGGGCGGAGATGGCACTCCGGCGACTCAAGCGAAACGACATCGTCCACGGCTATCCCGTCCTCAAAGAGGACGACGGCTGTCTCGTCAGCCAGAAAGAACACACGGTTATCGTGACGCCGGACGGCTGCGAAGTGACGACGCGCTGATTTCCGGCGGTCGACACGGCCGGTACACGATCCGTCTCACCATAGGTGCCCTCCACGATCCGTCTCACTCGGAAGCTGAGCGGGCTCTCGATCCCGCACTTTCCCGATGTGGTCGGCTCGCGGAGTCGACCTCGGACGAGGAGTCCAGCGAATCGGCGGTCGAACCGATTCAGGTGACGGGCAGGCACTGTCTCGTCCAGAGAGGGTCGCCGGCTCGAATCGCTGGGCGACTCTCAGGCGTTGTTCATGCGCTGGCTGGTGCGGTTGCCACAGCGTTGACACTCTGTTACCCGGTAGGGCTCCCGCGAGAACTGGGCGTTCTCCTCCTTACCGCTCTCGGTTCGAATCTGGACCGACACCTCGTGGAGCGTGTCGAGTTCGCAGTGCGCACAGTGTTCGGTCAGCCCGTTGAACGCGTCGTCTGTCGTTGCCATCGAACCGATTCTTTCAACACGAAGGATATAAATCCGCGTTTCATTTCGAGGGCTGATTCGAAAAATCGCCAGACAGTGACGGGTCGTCTCCCTTACACCCGCTAACCGATCAATATCGTTCACGAAGGAGTCTCGACCCGTCAGACCCGATTAATAAAGGTATCGTTACAGTTTTTTCATTTGGTATTATCGGGAGACGGCAGCTAGTGTGCTCACTCTCGTCGCGGGCGCGCCGTGTCCACGATACGCGGCAATCTCGAATCGGTTGGACGGTTTCACGTGGAGTTTTGGGCCTCGCACGTGCAGATGCGGATATGGACGAACTCTTCGCCCCGTGGCGGATCGAGTGGGTCACGCGCGACGACCGAAACGAAGACGTCGATGGCTGTGTCTTCTGTACCCTCCCGAAAGAATCGGCTGATCGCGACAATTACGTCCTCGCCCGGAGTTCCCGAAGTTTCGTCCTCATGAACAACTATCCGTACAACCCCGGGCACGTGATGGTCATCCCGCGGGCGCACACCGGCGAGTACGCCGCCCTCGACGACGAGACGCTCCTCGACCACGCCCGATTGAAGCAACGAACGTTCGAGGCGCTCGACGACGCGCTCGACGTGAACGGGTTCAACGCCGGCCTGAACCTGGGCGACGCGGCGGGCGGCTCCATCGGCGACCACGTCCACACCCACGTCGTCCCGCGCTGGAACGGCGACACGAACTTCATGCCCGTCATCGGAGACACCAAGGTCATCGTGCAGGCGATCGAAGAGACCTACGACGCACTCCACGACGCCTTCGCGGACTTCGACGACGCGACGATTCCCGAGGATGGCCGTGCGGTCGAGTTCGACTGGTAGGCGGCGGTACTCGGACCCGGTCTCGGTGGAGCGACCGAGGTCGACGGGCCCCGTTCCAGCGTTCGCCGGTACGTGTCGATCCGGCGATCCCAGCGGCGATATCGTCACCGCGGCTCGGCGAACGCGTACATCGTCTCGCTGGCGGTCAC comes from the Halovivax cerinus genome and includes:
- a CDS encoding HIT family protein; its protein translation is MDELFAPWRIEWVTRDDRNEDVDGCVFCTLPKESADRDNYVLARSSRSFVLMNNYPYNPGHVMVIPRAHTGEYAALDDETLLDHARLKQRTFEALDDALDVNGFNAGLNLGDAAGGSIGDHVHTHVVPRWNGDTNFMPVIGDTKVIVQAIEETYDALHDAFADFDDATIPEDGRAVEFDW